taaaacacatacaagtcaccttatggttctttgtgagatgtaaatttggttttgtcctaaactaagggatcatgcatatctatctagacatatTGAGACTCATGATCATCCGTCTAGGATGCCACTTGGTATAATCCCATTTGTTGAGATATTtactattcataataaatgtcttttgttcttaattacaaggaaattaaaataatgcatgatgttataacatacatcaaaaagaaggaattttcaaaaggaaatttcctatagctacatgatgtatgcaaCAAAAatgatgacatggtatttttgtattttccataacaaaaatgaatgcaacatatgatgtcatgacatataataggcaaacaaagcatgacaaattagtataaataaaatacctagattacctatctaagtgtccttaaaccttagctaatcttaaaattaaatcctaaattgtccatttcttgaagaaatgtcaaaacccaacttgacatttcttttacccttttctatttgtgccaattgaaattaagaatttaattctaaaatatttgtttgacacatattactctctttaaggatcaaacatttagattgagacttaattttgcccttaatcccttaagaacatactaatatttcaactagacatttcttatcctttctccaagtgtgccaacttacctttgatgtgattcctcaaggtttggcatagcttactcttccaaagagtaattaatttAGATTAACACTTAGATTTCTCTTAATtcactaagaagataccaaaatctcaacttggtatttcttatagtTTTCTTAGGTGTaccaattttagattaatttcaattcctcaaattttggcacgttttactctttcaaagagtaaatgaaatcaaattaaggcttagattcgcctttaaccttctaagaaaatgtcaaaaccccaacttggcatttcttatcctttgctaaatatgtcaatttaacttaagttcaaatcctcaaagtttgacacattttactcttccaaagagtaaacatcttacattatgAACTAGATTTTCCTTAAATTACCCTAGGAAAATACCAAcaccccaatttggtatttcttatgttttctcaattgtgccaagttaaattaaatccaattttcttaggttttggcacatgttactctttccaagagtgacaatttggattaaggcttacatttcccttaattccataagaaaatgtcgaattctaAATTTGACATTACTTTTTCTTCTCTCAagtttgtcaattaaaattaatttcaaatcctcAACACTTGACATCTTTTTGCccttcaaggcttaatcacattttattaaagcatgagttttctcttaattccttaagaaagtatcaaaagtctaacttgatgtttcttatacttttcttaagtgtgtcaatttagattaatttcaactcttcaaattttggcacatatattacacTTTCAAAGAGTGACcccataatccttttcattttcaaatgttaacaacaaccttgaaaatgctctcaagtgtcaactttaacaaggttgggttaactatccttccaatttgagttgacactctctaaacccatctagggtgtagagaatatgctcctaggaacccaaaacctattggtgctccttggatgctctaggtactcactagggatgacttccctagataccttcctaaggacctttctaggcttcttagaagccttggtcacttccactaggtcacttctagggctaactccccttgtaaccttatttgtgactttgtttggcttttttgtaaccttagtcacctttactaagtcaactctagggatgacctcccttgtgaccttctttgtgacattattagacttcttagaagtcttagtcaaattggtctttgcaaaagtactcttagggagaacttcccttgtacttttagcttgaccactagtcctaggtttggttccatagctatatggaaccctatgaaaggaagtcacatccttcttggctttgggtttgtatcccaaatctctatagtcattggatgactcttgtctagcttttccaagGTTGTGCTCACTTTGCCCCTTAACcaagttttccattcttgctaaggttctctctaagttatcaagtcttgaccttaagacttggttttcccttactaaatccatagatttggatttttgttgattcctatgagcattgctagccttaggcttatatctaaagtccttagaattgttgcctaagtagttatctaccttcctaaccttaggtatggtagatctagcatgaggaggtatatatttgtccttaggtttatcatgcattctattttcatgataaatagtattataacgatttaaatttgaactagcatgttttttatcatTTCTAAGAGAATTTGCATTAATAAaatttaccttgggtttgctcttacaaGCTCCCCCTAGATTTGTGCTTCCTCTAATCATCTTGgttggcttcttccctttaggacattgacttcggtaatgtcctctctaattgcaagagaagcacacaatgtgctccttgcttctctttattgtggggttggtctccttgagcttttctttgccctttgttgctacttggcccttcttcttggccaatttggggtatttgctcttgtagtgcccatgctccctacactcaaagtaaataatatgatttttatctttaataattgaaatctttatacctttgcttgtatgGTTAATGCTTGATCctctatttgatttttcttgcaatatagagatgacatcatcttctatttcttcctcttcacttgaggatgtggactcttccacttcttcatctcttgaggatgtggaagatctctcctcttccacctcttccttctctttctcttcctcctcttccttttcctcctcgaatgttgacctctcgtcaacatcggattgcatcttttcttcctcctcttcttctgatgttgacctcgtgtcaacatcggattggtccttctcttcttggaccaatgaacccttctccttgggctcttccactccttggacttgtgtagggtcttcatgataggcaatgatctttttccaaagatcacttgcatttgtggtttcacctacactcaacaaaatattagaaggtagtaaattatgtaaaattcttgttacctccttgtccgcctccgattgctctcgttgctcttcggtccaatgtcgaggtcggaggcgtttacccttcttgtccgtaggagcttcaaatgggtcactcaagacaacccattggttccaatccatttggaaccatgtctccagccGATTCCTCCAAAAGGCGAAGTCTTCCTTGTCATATGGCggaggaatccggatgtcccatccgagaggtccttcactctccatcttcttcttcctctagcttcttgctctcttggcggttagttcgtagaagagcggcctcactctgataccaattgtttggATCTTTGTGCCCggtagagggggggtgaatagcatttcgtCGCGCTCCTTGCGtagttgcttgcttcttgtgatgatgtgcagtggaaaatacaagaaacaacacactacaacgctaacacgtagatttacttggtatcgacctcaagaagaggtgattagtccaaggatccacacactcacacaccctccactatgaaaacactcctttacggtaactaccgaaggcggagaagccttacaagctcacaatacaacaataatacaaagagaagcaaatacaagggagatcttacaagattagtacaataaaccctaaccctagcttcttcctcttgttgtaactcgccttttgacttggatgtgcctccaagaaccttcaagaactggcggtgagaatcaAGGAATCACTGTGGAGCTTTGCTGTGAGAACTCGTAGAGAAGAAATGAAAAAgtgccgaaggaatcgcacgccaacggctaaaacttgtgccaacggtcgaatcccaatcgattggattgctctcaatcgattggggaggctttggatcgattggccgatcgatccagagcgcctctgtgctctctggaaatcacctggatcgatcggccgatcgatccagagcttatcgCGCAAAAAcgcagctctcaatcgatcagccgatcgattggaggctcccaatcgatcggccgatcgattgggaggctttctgtgcgatgcagtcggcttcccaatcgatccagtgatcgattgggaatgagactctcgcggggactcacccaatcgatcaaccgatcgattgggcatgagccaatcgatcggttgattgattcagCTCCTGATTTCTTGCCCAAGACAAGCCCAAAGTCCCCTAAAATCAACATCcgatcaatcgtgacctgttggtacatcatgcctagcatttggtcacacccgaccaacctcgaaatagccttctagcctccttcatcagcctcacgtccctcggatatctccccatccttcacgccttgccttcaagagcttccttcggcctcatcctagttatcgggttctccttgtcaagtcacactaggactcaccttgccaagaccatatgcttggacttaccttgccaagatcacacttggacttacaacgtttgccaagatcacacttggactttcaacctttgccaaaatcacacttggatttaccttgccaagaccacatgcttggacttacaacttgtgccaagatcacacttggacttcccagttgcctggctcctcaccaggactttctccaatgcctaacttccagttaagACTTTTACCACTgcttaaactccagttaggacttccccagtcaagtctcctgtcaaccctgacctacttgatttgtcttctcatcaacctgaTCAACCCTTTgtccatctccacaaccggacgattgctccagcaatctccttatattgtcaaactctttatattgtcaaatatcaaaactcgaATCTCGACTCAAACTtaactcaactcaagtttagtcaaactggtcaaacttgaccaaaggaAATTGCCCCAGCATGTTTCCTATTTGGATCCCAACTAGTGATCTTGGAAAAGAATTTTAATATGCTAAAAGCACATTTGTTCTAGCAGTGGTCAAGGTGCATTATCAAGCTCCAGCCCAACACTAGAGGTGTCAACAGCTAGTACTTGAATCTGATAAATTTGTCAGAACTTTGAAATCTTGATTAGTGTTTCAACTAATTCACACCACTTGTTCTTTAGAAACTGATTTTTGTTTCAGTTCTTAGAAGAGAAAATTGACAGTTTCTTCCCTTCCCAAACAACCTCCCCTCATTGTTGCTGAGTAATTGAAactaaatattctattatttcaCTACACTTTTTTTTAAAGGAAAAAGTTGTTAGTAAATATTGATTTTAGTACCGTCTATGGATACCACTTGTCGATCCATGGAGTAGTTGAATGCTATAATCAAACTTTCTACTGTTAGCAATTTAACAGGTGTCAACTGCACCATTTCTCATCTCATCCACCTGGACAAAAtagataaatataaatataaattgaaCGCGTTTTGTTTATCTACAAACAAATGGTGTTCTTTGACCCGTCAGTTGAAGCGTGTGAAGCTTGCCTTTCCTTCTAAGTTATCGAATTGAAGCGTGCTTGCATGTATAAATACGCCCCGCTCTGTTCTGTAAACCATATCTGCATTACCTTCTCTTCTTCTACATCAGCATTCTCGCCCTCTGAACCTCTCCTCCTCCTGCATTAGTTTCAAAATGAGCCACTTCGCTCAGCAACAAGCTCCTCAAGGTATCAatacttgttaattttttttgtttattaaaTTAAGCACTTTGTATAACGAGAACAATGATTTGTGTAAAAACCTGCAGCTTATCCTCCGCCGGAGCAGGCCTACCCGTCGACTGTGGCGCCACCGCCTCAGGGCTATCCGACGATGGATGGCGCCAAGAACCAGCAGCAGGTTCCGGTTGAGACAAGCAGCCGCGGAGATGGGTTCTGGAAAGGATGGTAACAGGAAACGTTTTCAAGTCTTTTTCCTTAATAAAAAAAACATCTGCAATTTACAGTTTTTTTGCTGAttcattttgttttgtttattttgcAGTTGCGCTGCCTTGTGTTGCTGCTGCGTTCTAGATATGTGTTTCTGAGGAGGACTGCGATATTCTGGAATAATTTATATTTCTGTGTGGTGTATGATCGTGTTTATAGCACTTCAGCGTGGGACACTGTTCGATTGATTTATTGTTTGTGAATTATTGTTTCTGTGGGTGGTTGCTACTTTACTGTCAGTTTGTGGATTAGTTAATTCCTGAGGGTCTCTTTTGGAGGACGACTTATTAAGTTCTTCCTGATCATTAAATTTggatatttcttttgtatttaagACAGAATATAGTTTAATTGAGTATGCAAAAAGGACCCAATGCACCCTGACAGCCTTGCGATCTCCTTTTCAATTATCTTTAACTAACACATCAAAGTCATGGGACAACAGATTGGGCAGAAACAGTTCAGTTTCAGAAAGGATAAGCTATTAAATAAGAAAACTTGTGTGATCCTCCAAGTTGATCAAGGGCTGTAACTTTTGTCGACAAAGAGATATGTCAGACAATATATATCTTGAGGCACTACTATAGTATGTTATTTACAGGATGGAGAACCTAAAACATGTAGATCCAGTTAAAGTTCAAATCTATCAAACTAATCAATTTTTTTAGACGAGCTGAAGACCTAACTAAAATCGAACAAACATAATTATCACAGCAAGGATTTTAAGTGTTTGCAAACATATAAAAGCAAAACAAGGATTGCTAAGCAACAAGTAGCTTCCCAGCAAGAGCCATCATGATATATACTGAAGTCGCATAAGATAGAAGATATGCTAAACAAGCTAGACCAATGTAATGCTAGAGTTTGAGTTACCTGGATTTGTTCCTACATAAATCCCATACGCAACATCATCTGTAATGAAGAAATAGTCAGGACAATTGCAATTCACAAGTAGTAGAACATGCAGTCAACTATGTTTTGCTAAGCTCATCTAATCAGTGTTGGTTGTGTGCCCAAACTTTCATCTTTGTCTATTTTCAAACTGATAATATCTCAGGCTCTCAGCAAAACAGTCCCAGTGTTATTCTAGTTAAAACAAACCTAAGAAGCAGATTAACAATTGGTTGAACTTTGAAGAACATTCTGGAAATTGGCAAATGAAATTAAGAGGAGCTGACACTGTATTTCTTCAAGATTTAACAGTGAGAGGCATCTACCAAAAGATGAAGCTAAAGGGATAGACGAAGTTTAGGAGCTGGCCGATCTAGTTCTCGACTCTCGAGGTTTTACCACCAAAACCAGAAGATGAGACTCAAGATCAGTAACAGATGCCCACTGAGAAACCGATGGAAGAAGATCACTTCATTTTGCAATAAGTTGTTAGTTTATCGTTCAAAAGTGTTTGCTACTGTTTACAGAATCTGTTTAGCGATCCAGTTTTGAGTGTTCTTGAATAACTGAAATATAACTGACAGATTCTCTATTCATCTGAACATCAAAATGTGGCTCTAGTATTTCAGTGGTCGTACCACAAGATTTTAGGAGTGTTAATTTATTCTCTTTTAAGGGAAAAAAGAATTCACAAAAatctaaaagaaattaatttgaaTAAACAACAGGGTGCTGCACGGTAACAAAAAGCTCCTAAATACAACATGAATGCTAAGTGTAGGAATCTGTGTCatattaattataaaatcatatatAATTATCACAATGTAAATGGTAGGTGAGCAAAGTTATATCCGTTATGAAATTGTATTTATTACAATGAGAATATTTTTTAACAGGTTAAATATATGTTATAGTAACTATAATCAGAACATGTGAATATCCACATCAGTTTTcctattactatatctaaaatttaggataaatgatcgaatttattaaatttagataatgacttttcactacacactacatcaaatattctaaaatttctatatccttattttttttttattattttcttctctttcttctatttttttataattatatttatggaatgggTGGAAGGAAAGAGATTGAGTGGTAAgaaatagattaaaaaatattattttatttttagggtagaagtttcatttcctaaatttagataatcactttttatcaaatctaaatttagagaatggatttttagttaacttatctaaaatttaggataaaatctttGAATAGGATAGCTGATATGAATGCTCTAACGCCCTGTTTGGAAATAACTTAAGTcatggaattgaattgaattccattatgaattgaattccattatgaattgaattcaattctcatgtttggaatgaattgcaacttaagttatggaattcttatgttttaccattttatccttctctcttttttctttttctttttttttttttttacaaagaagagagaatgagggcacaatgaacataatatggagaattgaattccctatctaaatcacacataaagaggtgtgatttacttttgccttttttgatggaattggaattgaattccatatcaattcttagctaaaaaatcattccaaagcatggaattcaattccaattctaaaaggaattgaattccatatcattcCAAATAGACTGTAAAAGTTATAACTTTTACATGTTTTCGATTGATTCAAGATTTAATTGAGAGATTTAGAGAGGAGATAATAATAAAATCGATATTGAAAGGGAGGAGGATAAATATATACGACTGAACAATAATAAAGGGAATTATTTTGATTCAAACTAAAAGTGGAACGTGCCTttgatgattaaaaaaaaatagatgccAAATAAACTTCACCACGATTTGAAATCATTGGTTCGATAATTTTTGGGGCGTCGACTTTTAATTTTAAACCGTCTAGGATAGTTAAACGTTCACAAcggttcaaaattattattattatatataattttattattaaataattatatttcttttttatttattatcccAGTTAAATAGTCTTTATGTTAtcgatatttttatatataaattatatattaaatgaataaaataagaccttaattatgaaaattaaataaaattaataaatttaataagttaaaaataaacaGTCCCatgtaaaataatttaaaacaaatatatCGTAAAATtaacattaataaaaaataaaaataaaagagttCCACGCCAAAAACTTTAAGTCAAATAAATTGAAAAATGTAGATACTATGAAAGGAGTGAGTTAAAGTATTGATAAAGGATTCGGATCTATTCCAGTTCTTTATTGATTAGACTTAATAAGACATTTCTAATATGTAAAATACCTTTTCTTAAAACTCTTTTAGTTACTAATGCAATGGGCTTCTAACGGACAAAAATCAAATAAGCTTTTTGGGAGAATTTTCAAAAACTAGTTTACAATTGATGAACACACGTTGGATTAGTTTTTAGACCCGGACTCAAATTAGTTTGTTAAAACGAACTCAAATATGTATACATCGAATTAGTTTTTTTGACGCTGGAATTATTTTATCAGAAATGAACTCAAACACATATATATCAAATTAGTTTTTCAATTCGGACTTAAATTAGTTTATCATAAACGAACTCAAGATGTACCTATCAAATTAATTTCTTGATCCCTAataatcttaaatttcaaaaaaaaaaatatcatttaaaattttttcagattcaatcaaaatctcatattgaaaagatttaataaaaaataatactatgATGTAGtgagaattctaataaaattatgATCATTTTTATAGAATAGGTATATCGTTGAACTAcgataactcttcttcttcttttctttcctcgTGTTTGCTCCTTTTATACGTCTTTATTTTGTTGCTTCACAcgatctctctttctctcttcctattCTTTCACATTAGAAGTTGAGAGGTGTTGCTCCCTCTTTAcgtaacaattggtatcaaagtcatTGTCCAAATCAGATGTCATGTGGGGCGGCCTTGAACAAAGTTGAGGataggcccggagtaggtcaagttGACCAGATGCTTATGGCTGAGAGGCCCAGAGCAGATTAAGGTGATCGAATGTTCACGAGAAGGtccggagcaggtcaggatgatcgAATGCTTGTGGAGAACccaaagcaggtcagggtgaccggatgtttgCGGGGAGACTCGAAGCAGATCAAGAGTGATATGACGTGGATATTTATGGGGAGGTCCGGAACATGTCAGGGAGACCGAATGTTCATGAGTAGACCTCGAAGTAAGTCAAGAGTGACCAAATACTTACAGAGGTCCCAGATCATAAAAGTAATAATGGCCCTTCATTTAAAGGGAGGATTGTTgagattcaatcaaagtctcatattaaaaaatttagtagaattcatgaatttaaaagaatgtaTGATACTTTTATTAGTATGAAATCTTTTGAGAATCTAGGCCCAAAGTAATTAATACCTACGAGGATTGATAAAGATCTTGTGACTGCTATAATTGTGTGTTATgacttttgttttaaaaaattagttttaaatagAGAGGAAAATATTTAcacataaaaatttcaaaatatatatttttttagtctCATCTGATTACGGATTCGGTCCGTTGAATCAGGTCAATAGATAATCGATTCATTGACCCGGTTGGATCCGATTCAGACCCGCCTATGGTCACGTCTGCTGCCGACTTTtggaaacaaaaaacaaaaataaaaataaaaatccattTTCGTTTGTGGTGGTGCATGAGTCGAGCGAAGTCGAGAATGGAAAAGAATTTCCTTCGTGAAATTTCCATTTCGTTTCAATTGTTGTTTGAAGGGAAAAAGCGAGGCAGGGCGGCAGAGGAAAAGGTACAAGGAAATGGCAGTGGGGCTGCTGCCGGTGCTTGTCTCGCTCGGTCTCCGCCACcaccctctcctcctctcctcccccaTTCCCAACAACACAACAAACCATTCTCCCTCGTATTTAAATCCCTCCCTCCCCTTCTCTTTCTCTGGCCCATCTCCCTTTCCCTCTATATATAGCTCGCCTCAGTTCGTTAGCCTCCTCCCTTTTCGCCTCACGCGGAAAGGAAGCTTCTTGCTGCGCCAGGTCGATTCCGGGGGCGGAGCATCTGGCTTTGCTTCGAAAAAGTTGAGATTTTTGACCGAATTGATCGACGAGTGGCTCGTGTGTTTGTTCCTTACATTACATGGGAAGGAGGGAGTTCGGAGCAGGAATTCCGCGATGGCTGTGCGGGCTGGTGGAAGAGACTTTCTTTGTGGGCTGCCCCGCTCACGAGAGCCGGAAGAAGAACGAGAAGAACACCTTTTGCCTCGGCTGCTGCACCAGCATCTGCCTCCACTGCGCCGCCGACCACCGCTCCCACCCTCTCCTCCAGGTTccgccttcctcctcctcctcctcgctaATTAGCTCCTCTATCATCCCTAATCTTAATCTTCTTTCTACTTCTGCTGTGTTGCTAAATTAAAAGATGGTTCTTTAAACGTAAAGCAGTGGTTCTTGATTCATGAACCTCTCGTTTTCTTTGAAATTGATGTACCAAGAAGTGTTTGAGGAATTGTTGATTAGGCCTTGCTGCTTTTACTAAATCTTTACCACTTGTAGCCCATACGCTAGGTGATTAGAGAGAAGTTTCGAGCTCTAATGCTGGAATTGATGCTTATTTTTGTTCTTTGTTTCTTCTTCCTATGCCAATAATTTCCTCCACCGCATGTAgtgcagagagagagagagtgtgagTTAGAAAATGGCACAGGAGTATAGTAAGTGTCAGATATGGATTTAAGGCAAATAGAGCTTCCCTGAATAGTGATGATAGTAAATGGTTCCTCCTCAAGAAGCTCACATGTTGGTTGAAATATCAATTCATTTCTCTTTAGGTCATAATTCTTTAATTACACTCCAACATCTCGCCAGAAACTAGTTTGAGTTCCCCTCTAAACTTCACATGTTCTTCACTTCACAGCATGCGTTTGATTGAATTGTTTAGGTTCGGCGCTACATATACAATGATGTGGTTCGATTGGATGAGCTCGACAAGCTCATAGATTGCTCATATGTTCAGGTGCTTAAGCTTTAGTGCTGTGTGTTGTTGCTCATGTAGTTTGTTGACATTACCAGCTTTATTTACTTTGTTGGTACGACAGCCTTATACCATAAACAGTGCTAAAGTGGTCTTTTTGAAGCCAAGGCCTCGATCAAGGCCTTCCAAAGGCTCTGCCAACATTTGCTCGACATGTGACAGAATCCTCCAAGAGCCCTTCCACTTCTGCTCTCTCTCCTGCAAGGTACTCTCACTTTTGTCTCACAAAAGATCTTATTGTTATGTCCTTGAGTGCATACCAATGGGGTTAAGGATGATTTCAGTGGTAGCAAAAGACTTATACAGATTGCTGAAACATGTTCAGGTGGATCATTTTCTGGTAGTAGGA
This window of the Zingiber officinale cultivar Zhangliang chromosome 3B, Zo_v1.1, whole genome shotgun sequence genome carries:
- the LOC121967873 gene encoding protein RGF1 INDUCIBLE TRANSCRIPTION FACTOR 1-like, translated to MGRREFGAGIPRWLCGLVEETFFVGCPAHESRKKNEKNTFCLGCCTSICLHCAADHRSHPLLQVRRYIYNDVVRLDELDKLIDCSYVQPYTINSAKVVFLKPRPRSRPSKGSANICSTCDRILQEPFHFCSLSCKVDHFLVVGEDLSSILVEESEIAFSHFESLRVDSSDPLEDYSQMTVEEEPMHDSDYGRKSSGTKKKESGGSFPNQALSPSFNNSGRRRRKSQNPQRSYLS